Proteins encoded within one genomic window of bacterium:
- a CDS encoding IPT/TIG domain-containing protein, giving the protein MRFQMVCALSLALTACHLPSSTTRGPEVSAALGPGVTAQPVRPIAEAAVETSIKGSVTFPLGVRAQALPAEMVAHAVISLIDPDSNMTVALGKTDGSGNFTLALNAYPPEVGKAYLLEAFKSYGSDEAGQDAARLRTFLRWTGSAWESITQGGVAINALTTALALMNNLNPAVTAASLMGKVSAAGALVSAPAGYTAGEVNALAASIRDYLAGNIDPVSSVSALAPEVTGCTPPSAVPLSAIAVRGAGFSPVAGDNVVTFGGGVTGTVYMASPKELIVLVPQGATTGNLKVTTRSKDSNLVNFVVMGTGGAAGLQIARLSPSSTVTGDTITIVGAGFSPTPASNTVTFQKLGGGTVTATPTTADATSLSIQVPATATSGPVSVTVGGKTTNLFYFSVLTPIVSAFSPSSGTTATSVTVDGSGFGIQANQSAVKFNGAVDQGSIVSWAANQLVVKPPAPSLEARVSGPLVVSTLMGEMSQPFGNFTVSTSLVEAFAGAGGAGTTASWTGGVLQPNSAVTTFTQTNFSANSNTGNYVANASGLTINPVVSVFPLAVGTYQCDAGTSYSARTQLGVDGTYFFAPGTTAKTARRYSLSTGAFVDQTTLTYGDAVIWSPNNGYASIAANADRVFKLGTTWGGAGFTTPTAQSVSALAGSTHSMLATDGTTYYHYSCSENHKVCLLTSALATASPWPGSAYSCGAGPASAAGFTGVSEVLTNQGTATPSTALDRVNSSGWSKNAVALPFTLDGTGVTGSNVPLIGSNGTDLFILGRNAGYNANAISLFKFKYAGGVLTHSTSGGSAASTTAAIALPAGSAWNTVTFTRNVPANSTCTIDVLDGTTGTVLKSNIASGVSIGDLTASSLKLRASMSMTGTGTAPTVTNWSVTTRPIYAVSPAYDSGTNFATYQAPSLTSTGAAGTDYTITYSDSADGVTWGADVSNFTTLTRRYVRFKVTFKTMSTQLTRVTFPYQY; this is encoded by the coding sequence ATGCGTTTTCAGATGGTATGCGCGCTGAGTCTCGCGCTGACGGCTTGTCACCTCCCCTCGTCGACGACCCGGGGGCCCGAGGTGAGCGCCGCTCTTGGCCCCGGCGTCACCGCGCAGCCCGTGCGGCCGATCGCAGAAGCTGCGGTCGAAACGAGCATCAAGGGCTCGGTAACCTTCCCGCTCGGCGTTCGCGCGCAGGCCCTGCCCGCCGAGATGGTCGCGCACGCGGTCATTTCCCTGATCGACCCGGACAGCAACATGACGGTGGCGCTCGGCAAGACGGACGGCTCGGGCAACTTCACCCTCGCGCTGAACGCCTATCCCCCCGAGGTCGGCAAGGCCTACCTGCTCGAAGCCTTCAAGAGCTACGGGAGCGACGAGGCCGGCCAGGACGCCGCGCGCCTGCGGACCTTCTTGCGCTGGACGGGCAGCGCCTGGGAGAGCATCACCCAGGGCGGGGTCGCCATCAACGCCCTGACCACGGCCCTCGCCCTGATGAACAACCTCAACCCCGCCGTGACCGCTGCGAGCCTGATGGGCAAGGTGAGTGCCGCAGGGGCTCTCGTCAGTGCGCCTGCGGGCTACACGGCAGGTGAGGTCAACGCCCTGGCGGCCTCCATCCGCGACTACCTGGCGGGGAACATCGACCCGGTCTCGAGCGTGTCGGCCCTCGCCCCCGAGGTGACGGGCTGCACGCCGCCGAGTGCCGTGCCGCTCTCGGCGATCGCCGTGCGCGGGGCGGGCTTCTCGCCGGTGGCGGGCGACAACGTCGTGACCTTCGGCGGCGGCGTCACCGGGACGGTCTACATGGCCTCGCCCAAGGAGCTCATCGTGCTGGTGCCCCAAGGGGCGACCACGGGGAACCTCAAGGTGACGACCCGCTCCAAGGACAGCAACCTCGTGAACTTCGTCGTCATGGGCACTGGTGGCGCCGCGGGCCTCCAGATCGCCCGCCTTTCGCCGAGCAGCACCGTCACGGGCGACACCATCACGATCGTGGGGGCGGGCTTCAGCCCGACGCCCGCGAGCAACACCGTCACCTTCCAGAAGCTCGGCGGCGGCACCGTCACGGCCACCCCGACGACCGCGGACGCCACGAGCCTGTCGATCCAGGTGCCCGCCACGGCCACCTCGGGGCCCGTCTCGGTCACCGTCGGCGGCAAGACCACCAACCTCTTCTACTTCAGCGTCCTGACGCCCATCGTCTCGGCCTTCAGCCCGTCTTCGGGCACCACGGCCACCAGCGTGACGGTCGACGGCAGCGGCTTCGGGATCCAGGCAAACCAGAGCGCCGTCAAGTTCAACGGGGCCGTCGATCAAGGGAGCATCGTCTCGTGGGCGGCCAACCAGCTCGTGGTCAAGCCACCCGCCCCGTCGCTCGAGGCTCGGGTGAGCGGCCCGCTCGTCGTCTCGACCCTGATGGGGGAGATGAGCCAGCCCTTCGGCAACTTCACGGTGAGCACCTCGCTGGTCGAGGCCTTCGCCGGGGCAGGCGGCGCGGGCACGACCGCCTCCTGGACGGGCGGGGTGCTCCAGCCCAACAGCGCGGTGACGACCTTCACCCAGACCAACTTCAGCGCCAACAGCAACACCGGCAACTACGTCGCCAACGCCTCGGGCCTGACCATTAACCCGGTCGTGAGCGTCTTCCCCCTCGCGGTCGGGACCTACCAGTGCGACGCCGGCACCAGCTACTCGGCGAGGACCCAGCTCGGGGTGGACGGAACCTACTTCTTCGCGCCGGGCACGACGGCCAAGACCGCGCGGCGCTACAGCCTCTCGACCGGCGCCTTCGTGGATCAGACGACCCTGACCTACGGGGACGCGGTCATCTGGAGCCCCAATAACGGTTACGCCTCGATCGCCGCCAACGCCGATCGGGTCTTCAAGCTCGGGACCACCTGGGGCGGAGCGGGTTTCACCACGCCAACCGCCCAGAGCGTTTCCGCCCTCGCGGGCTCTACCCACTCCATGCTCGCCACCGACGGCACGACCTACTACCACTACAGCTGTTCCGAAAACCACAAGGTGTGCCTGTTGACCAGCGCGCTCGCGACCGCCTCGCCCTGGCCCGGTAGCGCTTACAGTTGCGGAGCGGGGCCCGCCTCGGCGGCGGGCTTCACCGGCGTCAGCGAGGTGCTGACCAACCAGGGCACCGCCACCCCCAGCACGGCGCTCGATCGCGTCAATTCGAGCGGGTGGAGCAAGAACGCGGTGGCCCTGCCCTTCACCCTCGACGGGACGGGCGTGACGGGGAGCAACGTTCCGCTGATCGGTTCGAACGGGACCGATCTCTTCATCCTGGGGCGCAACGCCGGCTACAACGCCAACGCCATCAGCCTGTTCAAGTTCAAGTACGCGGGCGGGGTTTTGACCCACTCGACCTCGGGGGGTAGCGCGGCCTCGACCACGGCGGCGATCGCGCTGCCTGCCGGATCCGCCTGGAACACGGTCACCTTCACCCGCAACGTCCCGGCGAATTCGACCTGCACCATCGACGTGCTGGACGGGACCACGGGGACGGTCCTGAAGAGCAACATCGCGAGCGGCGTGAGCATCGGGGACCTCACGGCGAGCTCGCTCAAGCTCCGTGCCTCGATGAGCATGACCGGCACCGGCACCGCCCCGACCGTGACCAACTGGTCGGTGACGACCCGCCCCATCTACGCCGTTTCGCCGGCTTACGACAGCGGGACCAACTTCGCGACCTACCAGGCGCCGAGCCTCACCAGCACCGGCGCGGCCGGGACCGACTACACGATCACCTACTCCGACAGCGCCGACGGCGTCACCTGGGGGGCGGACGTTTCCAACTTCACCACCCTGACCCGTCGTTACGTGCGCTTCAAGGTCACCTTCAAGACGATGAGCACCCAGCTCACGCGCGTCACCTTCCCCTACCAGTATTGA